Proteins from a single region of Primulina tabacum isolate GXHZ01 chromosome 5, ASM2559414v2, whole genome shotgun sequence:
- the LOC142546813 gene encoding UTP:RNA uridylyltransferase 1-like isoform X1, giving the protein MNRGDTPPPAQPVNGGEFLLQLLRKPLNSHAPTHVLPQSSQAFSLDPAVASVGSTIPAFALPQPPYGGDFPYRPWGNNPPPPFAPHNFFPQNPNAHTVLNPDLMSLTRRDNQSTDQHGVQLNRSLHGEDMSRLGFTIGNSKHASAYQPEQNLIFGSVNPHILRNGASLGGNVMNESFAQRGKLGNSYLMEGFGMDRRSNEFIGNSVETNGKQHANSNGWRDFEKERRNYGNNKGKQSYNGNYRATAPQPQGFSSKVRDVRNWEHGNNTFDHNGVKGKGSLGGLNENDKFSHQLDSPGLPSGSNFHSVPVSNIEESMMGLHKDDANDQEESRNGGWVKVSKDQRRSELDDLEDQLVSSLGLGDESDEKSDKTTYIRDKDYRSDQRGRWIMAQRMRNQKRLTACRNDINRLNVPLIALYESLIPAEEEKVKQKQLLTVLEYLVSKEWPEARLYLYGSCANSFGFSKSDLDICLAMEDENVDKCEILLKLADILKSDHFLNVQALTRARVPIVKMMDPDTGISCDICVNNVLAVVNTKLLRDYAHIDDRLRQLAFIVKHWAKSRAVNETYQGTLSSYAYVLMCIHFLQQRRPAILPCLQAMNFTYSATVNNVEYTYFDKVENLSNFGALNGESIAQLVWAFFVYWAYCHDYANDVISIRMGCALSKRAKDWTRRVGNDRHLICIEDPFEVSHDLGRVVDKYSIRVLREEFERAAQIMQYDSNPCVTLFEPYVG; this is encoded by the exons ATGAACAGAGGCGATACGCCGCCGCCGGCTCAGCCCGTGAATGGCGGCGAGTTTCTCCTCCAACTCCTCCGTAAGCCATTGAATTCTCACGCGCCAACTCACGTGCTTCCGCAGTCTTCACAAGCCTTCTCGCTTGACCCGGCTGTCGCGTCTGTGGGTTCTACAATACCGGCCTTTGCGCTACCTCAGCCGCCGTATGGCGGAGATTTCCCCTATCGTCCATGGGGTAACAATCCACCGCCACCTTTTGCTCCACACAATTTCTTCCCACAAAACCCTAACGCACACACTGTTTTAAACCCTGATTTAATGTCTCTAACTCGGAGAGACAATCAGTCTACGGATCAGCATGGTGTGCAGTTGAATCGTTCATTGCACGGCGAGGATATGAGTAGGTTAGGGTTTACTATTGGCAATTCAAAACATGCCTCAGCTTATCAGCCAGagcaaaatttaatttttgggtCTGTAAATCCCCATATCCTACGTAATGGTGCCAGTTTGGGAGGGAATGTTATGAATGAAAGCTTTGCTCAAAGGGGAAAACTTGGAAACTCATATTTGATGGAGGGTTTTGGGATGGATAGAAGATCAAATGAGTTTATTGGAAATTCAGTCGAAACCAATGGGAAGCAACATGCAAATTCTAATGGATGGAGGGATTTcgagaaagaaagaagaaattaTGGTAATAACAAGGGGAAGCAAAGTTATAATGGAAATTATAGGGCAACGGCTCCACAGCCGCAAGGATTTTCGAGTAAGGTGCGGGATGTGAGAAACTGGGAGCATGGAAATAACACTTTTGACCATAATGGGGTTAAGGGTAAGGGCAGTTTGGGTGGTTTAAATGAGAATGATAAATTTAGCCATCAACTTGATTCCCCTGGATTACCGTCTGGAAGCAATTTTCACTCTGTTCCAGTTTCTAATATTGAGGAGTCAATGATGGGGCTTCATAAAGATGATGCTAATGATCAGGAAGAATCGAGGAACGGTGGGTGGGTTAAGGTGAGTAAGGATCAGAGGAGGAGCGAGTTGGATGATTTGGAGGATCAGCTTGTAAGTTCTCTGGGACTTGGGGATGAGTCTGATGAGAAGAGTGACAAAACAACTTACATCCGTGACAAG GATTATAGATCTGACCAGAGAGGACGGTGGATAATGGCTCAGAGAATGAGAAATCAGAAAAGGCTGACCGCATGTCGAAATGACATAAACAGGCTGAATGTTCCACTTATAGCTCTTTATGAATCATTAATCCCAGCTGAGGAAGAAAAGGTCAAGCAAAAGCAATTGTTGACAGTATTGGAGTACCTTGTAAGTAAGGAATGGCCAGAGGCTCGATTATATCTTTATGGATCATGTGCCAACTCATTTGGATTTTCAAAAAGTGATCTTGATATTTGCCTTGCAATGGAAGACGAGAATGTTGACAAATGTGAGATCTTGTTGAAATTGGCTGATATTTTGAAGTCTGACCATTTTCTTAATGTACAG GCACTTACCCGTGCTAGAGTCCCTATAGTTAAGATGATGGATCCAGACACTGGTATTTCATGTGACATTTGTGTGAACAACGTTCTGGCAGTTGTTAACACGAAGCTGCTTCGAGATTATGCTCACATAGATGATAGACTCCGACAGCTGGCTTTCATTGTGAAACATTGGGCTAAATCACGTGCAGTCAATGAAACATACCAAGGAACGCTGTCGAGTTATGC GTATGTGTTGATGTGCATTCATTTCTTACAACAGCGAAGGCCTGCTATCCTCCCGTGCTTGCAG GCGATGAATTTTACTTATTCTGCTACTGTAAACAATGTTGAATATACTTACTTTGATAAAGTGGAAAACCTTTCCAATTTCGGGGCCCTGAATGGAGAGAGTATTGCGCAGTTGGTGTGGGCCTTTTTCGTTTATTGGGCTTATTGCCATGATTATGCAAATGATGTTATATCGATCCGCATGGGATGCGCTCTGAG CAAGAGAGCTAAAGACTGGACTAGAAGGGTCGGTAATGACCGCCACCTGATATGTATCGAGGATCCTTTCGAGGTATCCCATGATCTTGGTAGAGTTGTGGACAAGTACAGCATTAGAGTACTGCGGGAAGAGTTCGAACGAGCTGCACAAATAATGCAGTATGACTCCAATCCATGCGTGACTTTGTTTGAGCCTTATGTAGGCTAA
- the LOC142546813 gene encoding UTP:RNA uridylyltransferase 1-like isoform X2, whose protein sequence is MNRGDTPPPAQPVNGGEFLLQLLRKPLNSHAPTHVLPQSSQAFSLDPAVASVGSTIPAFALPQPPYGGDFPYRPWGNNPPPPFAPHNFFPQNPNAHTVLNPDLMSLTRRDNQSTDQHGVQLNRSLHGEDMSRLGFTIGNSKHASAYQPEQNLIFGSVNPHILRNGASLGGNVMNESFAQRGKLGNSYLMEGFGMDRRSNEFIGNSVETNGKQHANSNGWRDFEKERRNYGNNKGKQSYNGNYRATAPQPQGFSSKVRDVRNWEHGNNTFDHNGVKGKGSLGGLNENDKFSHQLDSPGLPSGSNFHSVPVSNIEESMMGLHKDDANDQEESRNGGWVKVSKDQRRSELDDLEDQLVSSLGLGDESDEKSDKTTYIRDKDYRSDQRGRWIMAQRMRNQKRLTACRNDINRLNVPLIALYESLIPAEEEKVKQKQLLTVLEYLVSKEWPEARLYLYGSCANSFGFSKSDLDICLAMEDENVDKCEILLKLADILKSDHFLNVQALTRARVPIVKMMDPDTGISCDICVNNVLAVVNTKLLRDYAHIDDRLRQLAFIVKHWAKSRAVNETYQGTLSSYAYVLMCIHFLQQRRPAILPCLQAMNFTYSATVNNVEYTYFDKVENLSNFGALNGESIAQLVWAFFVYWAYCHDYANDVISIRMGCALR, encoded by the exons ATGAACAGAGGCGATACGCCGCCGCCGGCTCAGCCCGTGAATGGCGGCGAGTTTCTCCTCCAACTCCTCCGTAAGCCATTGAATTCTCACGCGCCAACTCACGTGCTTCCGCAGTCTTCACAAGCCTTCTCGCTTGACCCGGCTGTCGCGTCTGTGGGTTCTACAATACCGGCCTTTGCGCTACCTCAGCCGCCGTATGGCGGAGATTTCCCCTATCGTCCATGGGGTAACAATCCACCGCCACCTTTTGCTCCACACAATTTCTTCCCACAAAACCCTAACGCACACACTGTTTTAAACCCTGATTTAATGTCTCTAACTCGGAGAGACAATCAGTCTACGGATCAGCATGGTGTGCAGTTGAATCGTTCATTGCACGGCGAGGATATGAGTAGGTTAGGGTTTACTATTGGCAATTCAAAACATGCCTCAGCTTATCAGCCAGagcaaaatttaatttttgggtCTGTAAATCCCCATATCCTACGTAATGGTGCCAGTTTGGGAGGGAATGTTATGAATGAAAGCTTTGCTCAAAGGGGAAAACTTGGAAACTCATATTTGATGGAGGGTTTTGGGATGGATAGAAGATCAAATGAGTTTATTGGAAATTCAGTCGAAACCAATGGGAAGCAACATGCAAATTCTAATGGATGGAGGGATTTcgagaaagaaagaagaaattaTGGTAATAACAAGGGGAAGCAAAGTTATAATGGAAATTATAGGGCAACGGCTCCACAGCCGCAAGGATTTTCGAGTAAGGTGCGGGATGTGAGAAACTGGGAGCATGGAAATAACACTTTTGACCATAATGGGGTTAAGGGTAAGGGCAGTTTGGGTGGTTTAAATGAGAATGATAAATTTAGCCATCAACTTGATTCCCCTGGATTACCGTCTGGAAGCAATTTTCACTCTGTTCCAGTTTCTAATATTGAGGAGTCAATGATGGGGCTTCATAAAGATGATGCTAATGATCAGGAAGAATCGAGGAACGGTGGGTGGGTTAAGGTGAGTAAGGATCAGAGGAGGAGCGAGTTGGATGATTTGGAGGATCAGCTTGTAAGTTCTCTGGGACTTGGGGATGAGTCTGATGAGAAGAGTGACAAAACAACTTACATCCGTGACAAG GATTATAGATCTGACCAGAGAGGACGGTGGATAATGGCTCAGAGAATGAGAAATCAGAAAAGGCTGACCGCATGTCGAAATGACATAAACAGGCTGAATGTTCCACTTATAGCTCTTTATGAATCATTAATCCCAGCTGAGGAAGAAAAGGTCAAGCAAAAGCAATTGTTGACAGTATTGGAGTACCTTGTAAGTAAGGAATGGCCAGAGGCTCGATTATATCTTTATGGATCATGTGCCAACTCATTTGGATTTTCAAAAAGTGATCTTGATATTTGCCTTGCAATGGAAGACGAGAATGTTGACAAATGTGAGATCTTGTTGAAATTGGCTGATATTTTGAAGTCTGACCATTTTCTTAATGTACAG GCACTTACCCGTGCTAGAGTCCCTATAGTTAAGATGATGGATCCAGACACTGGTATTTCATGTGACATTTGTGTGAACAACGTTCTGGCAGTTGTTAACACGAAGCTGCTTCGAGATTATGCTCACATAGATGATAGACTCCGACAGCTGGCTTTCATTGTGAAACATTGGGCTAAATCACGTGCAGTCAATGAAACATACCAAGGAACGCTGTCGAGTTATGC GTATGTGTTGATGTGCATTCATTTCTTACAACAGCGAAGGCCTGCTATCCTCCCGTGCTTGCAG GCGATGAATTTTACTTATTCTGCTACTGTAAACAATGTTGAATATACTTACTTTGATAAAGTGGAAAACCTTTCCAATTTCGGGGCCCTGAATGGAGAGAGTATTGCGCAGTTGGTGTGGGCCTTTTTCGTTTATTGGGCTTATTGCCATGATTATGCAAATGATGTTATATCGATCCGCATGGGATGCGCTCTGAGGTGA
- the LOC142546810 gene encoding ribosomal lysine N-methyltransferase set10-like isoform X2 has translation METSSEAAKLELFLQWLKVNGVELRGCDIKYCGPDKGFGVFSSDVAPDGILLAVPLDLAITPMRVLQDPLLGPECRAMLDVGEVDDRLLIMLFLMVERLRKNSYWNPYLDMLPNTFGNPLWFSEDDLLELKGTTLHRATEMQKKKLKSLFEEKVKKLVEKLLAHDGNLGSLGSEVIFEEFLWANSIFWARALNIPFPCSYVFPRVSEEQEKTSEEQEKTSSMRPAAPSDYVSVKLVNMETGKSEVNDSAIQVSAVASTLEVENIWVEGLVPGIDFCNHDLKAAATWEVDGTGSTTGIPFSMYLLSVGKNHFQVKNEISISYGNKGNEELLYLYGFVMEDNPDDYLMIHYPLEAISDVPFSEAKGQFLEAQKCELRCLLPRSLLNSGFFPESSSGEANSQETNGRGFHYSWTGDRSTPSYASKLIFPEEFLSALRTIGMREKELYEASSLLEELVVSREEKQPSEMDVRAAIWEACGDSRALQLLVDLLNMKYQVECVSF, from the exons ATGGAGACGAGTTCAGAAGCAGCAAAGCTCGAGCTTTTTCTTCAGTGGCTAAAG GTGAATGGAGTGGAGCTACGGGGTTGTGATATCAAATATTGTGGCCCGGACAAAGGTTTTGGCGTTTTCTCATCTGATGTTGCTCCTGATG GAATTCTGCTGGCGGTTCCACTTGATTTAGCAATTACTCCTATGAGGGTACTTCAAGATCCTTTGCTTGGACCTGAATGCAGGGCAATGCTTGATGTAGGGGAGGTAGATGATCGATTGTTGATAATGCTGTTTCTAATGGTGGAGCGTTTACGAAAGAACTCTTATTGGAATCC GTATCTTGATATGCTTCCTAATACATTCGGAAATCCGCTTTGGTTTTCTGAAGATGACCTTTTGGAGCTGAAGGGAACCACGTTACATCGGGCTACTGAAATGCAG AAGAAAAAATTAAAGTCTCTATTTGAAGAAAAAGTGAAGAAATTGGTGGAGAAGCTGTTGGCTCATGATGGCAATTTAGGAAG TTTAGGCAGTGAAGTGATATTTGAAGAGTTCCTTTG GGCAAATTCTATATTTTGGGCAAGGGCATTAAATATTCCCTTTCCATGTTCATATGTGTTTCCAAGAGTTTCAGAAGAGCAAGAAAAAACAAGCGAAGAGCAAGAAAAAACAAGCAGCATGAGACCCGCTGCACCTTCTGATTATGTTTCTGTTAAGTTGGTTAATATGGAAACTGGAAAAAGTGAG GTAAATGACTCTGCTATCCAAGTTTCCGCAGTTGCTTCCACTTTAGAAGTTGAGAATATATGGGTTGAGGGTCTTGTCCCCGGCATTGATTTTTGCAATCATG ACTTAAAAGCTGCAGCAACTTGGGAAGTTGATGGAACTGGATCAACAACCGGAATTCCCTTTTCCATGTACCTACTTTCAG TTGGGAAAAATCATTTCCAAGTCAAGAATGAGATTTCTATCAGTTATGGTAACAAGGGAAATGAG GAGTTGCTGTACTTGTATGGATTTGTTATGGAGGATAATCCAGATGACTATCTTATG ATTCATTATCCTCTGGAAGCTATTTCTGATGTTCCTTTTTCTGAGGCCAAAGGGCAGTTTCTTGAAGCACAG AAATGCGAGTTGAGGTGCCTCTTACCTAGGAGTTTGCTAAACAGTGGTTTTTTCCCTGAAAGTTCATCTGGAGAAGCTAATAGCCAGGAGACAAATGGTCGAGGTTTCCATTATAGTTGGACTGGCGACCGCAGCACGCCCTCTTATGCCAGTAAACTTATTTTTCCTGAAGAGTTTTTGAGTGCCTTGAGGACAATAGGGATGAGAGAGAAAGAGCTTTACGAGGCTTCATCATTACTTGAAGAA CTTGTAGTTTCTAGAGAAGAGAAACAGCCGTCTGAAATGGATGTTCGAGCAGCAATATGGGAAGCATGCGGGGATTCAAGGGCGTTACAGTTACTTGTTGATCTTCTTAACATGAA GTATCAGGTTGAATGTGTATCATTCTAA
- the LOC142546810 gene encoding protein-lysine N-methyltransferase EFM1-like isoform X1 — protein sequence METSSEAAKLELFLQWLKVNGVELRGCDIKYCGPDKGFGVFSSDVAPDGILLAVPLDLAITPMRVLQDPLLGPECRAMLDVGEVDDRLLIMLFLMVERLRKNSYWNPYLDMLPNTFGNPLWFSEDDLLELKGTTLHRATEMQKKKLKSLFEEKVKKLVEKLLAHDGNLGSLGSEVIFEEFLWANSIFWARALNIPFPCSYVFPRVSEEQEKTSEEQEKTSSMRPAAPSDYVSVKLVNMETGKSEVNDSAIQVSAVASTLEVENIWVEGLVPGIDFCNHDLKAAATWEVDGTGSTTGIPFSMYLLSVGKNHFQVKNEISISYGNKGNEELLYLYGFVMEDNPDDYLMIHYPLEAISDVPFSEAKGQFLEAQKCELRCLLPRSLLNSGFFPESSSGEANSQETNGRGFHYSWTGDRSTPSYASKLIFPEEFLSALRTIGMREKELYEASSLLEELVVSREEKQPSEMDVRAAIWEACGDSRALQLLVDLLNMKMLELEEGSGTEENDTKLLKEDGIQKISESQKSGPVGCHSMSRNRWCSIVYRRGQKQLTRRFLKEAEHALELALNEGN from the exons ATGGAGACGAGTTCAGAAGCAGCAAAGCTCGAGCTTTTTCTTCAGTGGCTAAAG GTGAATGGAGTGGAGCTACGGGGTTGTGATATCAAATATTGTGGCCCGGACAAAGGTTTTGGCGTTTTCTCATCTGATGTTGCTCCTGATG GAATTCTGCTGGCGGTTCCACTTGATTTAGCAATTACTCCTATGAGGGTACTTCAAGATCCTTTGCTTGGACCTGAATGCAGGGCAATGCTTGATGTAGGGGAGGTAGATGATCGATTGTTGATAATGCTGTTTCTAATGGTGGAGCGTTTACGAAAGAACTCTTATTGGAATCC GTATCTTGATATGCTTCCTAATACATTCGGAAATCCGCTTTGGTTTTCTGAAGATGACCTTTTGGAGCTGAAGGGAACCACGTTACATCGGGCTACTGAAATGCAG AAGAAAAAATTAAAGTCTCTATTTGAAGAAAAAGTGAAGAAATTGGTGGAGAAGCTGTTGGCTCATGATGGCAATTTAGGAAG TTTAGGCAGTGAAGTGATATTTGAAGAGTTCCTTTG GGCAAATTCTATATTTTGGGCAAGGGCATTAAATATTCCCTTTCCATGTTCATATGTGTTTCCAAGAGTTTCAGAAGAGCAAGAAAAAACAAGCGAAGAGCAAGAAAAAACAAGCAGCATGAGACCCGCTGCACCTTCTGATTATGTTTCTGTTAAGTTGGTTAATATGGAAACTGGAAAAAGTGAG GTAAATGACTCTGCTATCCAAGTTTCCGCAGTTGCTTCCACTTTAGAAGTTGAGAATATATGGGTTGAGGGTCTTGTCCCCGGCATTGATTTTTGCAATCATG ACTTAAAAGCTGCAGCAACTTGGGAAGTTGATGGAACTGGATCAACAACCGGAATTCCCTTTTCCATGTACCTACTTTCAG TTGGGAAAAATCATTTCCAAGTCAAGAATGAGATTTCTATCAGTTATGGTAACAAGGGAAATGAG GAGTTGCTGTACTTGTATGGATTTGTTATGGAGGATAATCCAGATGACTATCTTATG ATTCATTATCCTCTGGAAGCTATTTCTGATGTTCCTTTTTCTGAGGCCAAAGGGCAGTTTCTTGAAGCACAG AAATGCGAGTTGAGGTGCCTCTTACCTAGGAGTTTGCTAAACAGTGGTTTTTTCCCTGAAAGTTCATCTGGAGAAGCTAATAGCCAGGAGACAAATGGTCGAGGTTTCCATTATAGTTGGACTGGCGACCGCAGCACGCCCTCTTATGCCAGTAAACTTATTTTTCCTGAAGAGTTTTTGAGTGCCTTGAGGACAATAGGGATGAGAGAGAAAGAGCTTTACGAGGCTTCATCATTACTTGAAGAA CTTGTAGTTTCTAGAGAAGAGAAACAGCCGTCTGAAATGGATGTTCGAGCAGCAATATGGGAAGCATGCGGGGATTCAAGGGCGTTACAGTTACTTGTTGATCTTCTTAACATGAA GATGCTGGAACTTGAAGAGGGTTCAGGTACGGAAGAAAACGACACCAAGTTGCTCAAGGAAGACGGCATACAAAAAATATCCGAAAGCCAGAAAAG TGGCCCTGTTGGTTGCCATTCGATGAGCAGAAACAGATGGTGTAGCATCGTGTATAGACGAGGGCAGAAGCAACTGACTCGTAGATTTTTGAAAGAGGCGGAGCATGCATTGGAGTTGGCATTAAACGAAGGCAACTAG
- the LOC142546812 gene encoding peroxisome biogenesis protein 16-like isoform X1, with product MDSYKRWVRRNRDYVHSLESLANGLTWLLPERFSDSEIGPEAVTSILGMITALNEHIIDTTPVRTRTGCGEPSSFPFSLCITLLKDLETLVEVVAQRLYGEEKKWNFIALTEATKVLLRLAKLQKSGYKMLLHGGESTNDGRDSDDLDARRNEFASKPGQHGVSGILSNNQGQNPYNLEGRALFALNRFGENARTVTGSSWLHRVPHQQQMLEPPTAVPETALYTTLSDKGAPCLFFMGEVLFILRPLIYVLLIRKYGVRSWLPWLASLVVDVIGNGSSSMVSVLWHNSKGFHFSNLENNELKRRRLLWALYLMREPFFTKYTSQRLAGAQKLLEPVPIIGLLTEKLVELLVGAQTRYTYMSGS from the exons ATGGATTCTTACAAGAGATGGGTTAGGAGGAATCGAGATTACGTGCATTCCTTGGAGTCATTAGCTAAT GGTTTAACCTGGCTTCTTCCTGAGAGGTTTTCGGATTCAGAAATTGGACCAGAAGCAG TGACATCAATTCTGGGCATGATTACTGCTCTCAATGAACATATAATCGATACAACCCCAGTGCGGACTCGTACGGGGTGTGGAGAGCCTTCATCTTTCCCATTTTCATTATGCATAACTTTGCTCAAGGACTTGGAAACTCTTGTTGAAGTTGTGGCACAACGATTATATGGCGAAGAAAAAAAATGGAATTTCATTGCCCTAACCGAAGCGACCAA GGTATTGCTTAGATTGGCTAAATTGCAAAAGAGCGGATATAAAATGCTTCTGCATGGTGGGGAGAGTACGAATGACGGTAGGGATTCTGATGATCTTGATGCCCGCAGAAATGAGTTTGCATCCAAGCCTGGCCAGCACGGGGTTTCTGGTATTTTAAGCAATAATCAGGGGCAGAATCCATATAACCTTGAAGGGAGGGCTTTGTTTGCATTAAATAGATTCGGCGAAAATGCCCGTACGGTTACTGGCTCCTCGTGGTTGCACAGGGTTCCGCACCAGCAGCAGATGTTGGAGCCTCCGA CAGCAGTGCCAGAGACTGCTCTCTACACGACCTTGTCCGATAAGGGTGCTCCTTGCTTGTTTTTTATGGGAGAAGTATTGTTTATCTTAAGACCTCTCATTTATGTACTGTTAATAAGAAAGTATGGGGTGCGATCATGGCTCCCTTGGCTTGCTTCGTTGGTAGTGGACGTCATTGGAAATGGCAGTAGTTCAATGGTATCGGTTTTGTGGCACAATAGCAAGGGTTTTCATTTTTCCAACCTCGAAAATAATGAG TTGAAAAGGAGGAGGCTGCTATGGGCGCTTTATCTCATGAGAGAAccttttttcacaaaatatacCAG CCAAAGACTCGCTGGCGCTCAAAAGCTACTAGAACCGGTTCCCATCATTGGCCTTCTTACTG AGAAACTTGTTGAACTTCTTGTCGGAGCCCAGACACGATACACTTACATGTCTGGATCATGA
- the LOC142546811 gene encoding uncharacterized protein LOC142546811, with translation MADPESSAPFLGGKVSDRKKRNERPKEPWKGEFAKSIVYAGLDAIVTSFSLISSISAGRLSSVDVLVLGIANLVADGISMGFGDYMSTSTERDLAANERSLTEWDVENHRRLQQQELLHRYQELGMDANDANTVVNIFGKYRDMLVGEKMATEKGMLPPDQAEKPWKNGLVTFMAFLIFGSAPILSFIILIPFTDNQNIKFIGACILSAVALALLGIAKAKIAGQNYWVSAGITVFNGAIAGAAAYAIGWTLRNVAGLEN, from the exons ATGGCTGATCCTGAAAGCAGCGCCCCATTTCTGGGAGGGAAAGTGAGTGATCGTAAGAAAAGGAATGAGCGGCCAAAAGAGCCGTGGAAAGGAGAGTTTGCCAAGAGTATTGTGTACGCGGGGCTTGATGCCATTGTTACGTCGTTCTCTCTCATCTCTTCCATCTCCGCCGGCCGCCTATCTTCTG TGGATGTATTGGTTCTGGGAATTGCGAATCTGGTGGCAGATGGGATATCGATGGGATTTGGAGATTATATGTCGACCAGCACTGAGAGAGATCTCGCCGCGAACGAGAGGTCCCTCACGGAGTGGGATGTGGAAAACCACCGGAGGCTTCAGCAGCAAGAATTGCTCCACCGCTATCAGGAACTTGGGATGGATGCTAATGATGCAAACACG GTTGTCAACATATTCGGCAAATACAGAGACATGCTCGTGGGCGAAAAGATGGCGACGGAGAAAGGGATGTTGCCGCCGGACCAAGCGGAGAAACCATGGAAGAACGGCCTCGTAACATTCATGGCGTTTCTGATATTTGGGTCTGCTCCAATCTTATCATTCATAATCCTCATCCCATTCACTGACAACCAGAACATTAAGTTCATTGGAGCCTGCATTCTTTCGGCTGTAGCCCTCGCTCTTTTAGGCATTGCAAAGGCGAAGATCGCTGGCCAGAATTACTGGGTCTCGGCTGGCATCACTGTTTTCAACGGGGCGATTGCTGGTGCCGCCGCTTATGCAATCGGGTGGACACTTAGGAATGTGGCTGGATTGGAAAATTGA
- the LOC142546812 gene encoding peroxisome biogenesis protein 16-like isoform X2, with the protein MITALNEHIIDTTPVRTRTGCGEPSSFPFSLCITLLKDLETLVEVVAQRLYGEEKKWNFIALTEATKVLLRLAKLQKSGYKMLLHGGESTNDGRDSDDLDARRNEFASKPGQHGVSGILSNNQGQNPYNLEGRALFALNRFGENARTVTGSSWLHRVPHQQQMLEPPTAVPETALYTTLSDKGAPCLFFMGEVLFILRPLIYVLLIRKYGVRSWLPWLASLVVDVIGNGSSSMVSVLWHNSKGFHFSNLENNELKRRRLLWALYLMREPFFTKYTSQRLAGAQKLLEPVPIIGLLTEKLVELLVGAQTRYTYMSGS; encoded by the exons ATGATTACTGCTCTCAATGAACATATAATCGATACAACCCCAGTGCGGACTCGTACGGGGTGTGGAGAGCCTTCATCTTTCCCATTTTCATTATGCATAACTTTGCTCAAGGACTTGGAAACTCTTGTTGAAGTTGTGGCACAACGATTATATGGCGAAGAAAAAAAATGGAATTTCATTGCCCTAACCGAAGCGACCAA GGTATTGCTTAGATTGGCTAAATTGCAAAAGAGCGGATATAAAATGCTTCTGCATGGTGGGGAGAGTACGAATGACGGTAGGGATTCTGATGATCTTGATGCCCGCAGAAATGAGTTTGCATCCAAGCCTGGCCAGCACGGGGTTTCTGGTATTTTAAGCAATAATCAGGGGCAGAATCCATATAACCTTGAAGGGAGGGCTTTGTTTGCATTAAATAGATTCGGCGAAAATGCCCGTACGGTTACTGGCTCCTCGTGGTTGCACAGGGTTCCGCACCAGCAGCAGATGTTGGAGCCTCCGA CAGCAGTGCCAGAGACTGCTCTCTACACGACCTTGTCCGATAAGGGTGCTCCTTGCTTGTTTTTTATGGGAGAAGTATTGTTTATCTTAAGACCTCTCATTTATGTACTGTTAATAAGAAAGTATGGGGTGCGATCATGGCTCCCTTGGCTTGCTTCGTTGGTAGTGGACGTCATTGGAAATGGCAGTAGTTCAATGGTATCGGTTTTGTGGCACAATAGCAAGGGTTTTCATTTTTCCAACCTCGAAAATAATGAG TTGAAAAGGAGGAGGCTGCTATGGGCGCTTTATCTCATGAGAGAAccttttttcacaaaatatacCAG CCAAAGACTCGCTGGCGCTCAAAAGCTACTAGAACCGGTTCCCATCATTGGCCTTCTTACTG AGAAACTTGTTGAACTTCTTGTCGGAGCCCAGACACGATACACTTACATGTCTGGATCATGA